A stretch of DNA from Coccidioides posadasii str. Silveira chromosome 1, complete sequence:
ATCTGAGACAACGGCACACCTTGCGGGTTTGTTGGGTCGGTCGTCGTTGGCGATAAATACATCAAAGTCCGGTTATACGCAACGAATAGAAGGGCGTTAAGAGCTCCATATCCAAGAATCGGGGCCGCAGCGCCTGTTGAGAATAGTGATAAGTCGAAACAGTACTTTTACGTTCTTTGGGCGGGCCTAACCTCTGACAAGGGAGCTGGTGCCCTCAAATTGGCCCCTTATAGGATTTGGCGGGGTTATCGCATTCGCTGGGGTAGTATGTGAAGCCTGAAGGCGGACCTTGATAATATCCAAAGGGTTGCCGATGATGATACCAATGGCTCCGCTCAGGTAGCCAGCCCAGAAATCTGCGGACATAGGGCTTGATTGGCCATCCAGGGACCCAAGAGCAGCCGAATTCGTGTCATTGCCAACGAAATCCTCGTGCTCCGTAGAAGCCGGTAAGCTCTCCGCCTTGGCGGGGCAAACTGGTGGACCGAGGAAAGTCAGCGGGGCTCCGACGACTCGTCTGGGAACgagctagttagttaatcATGTGATTTCGTGGCTATTTGGCGACCGCCTGATCGACGCGCCATCATAAACACCACAGGCGCGCCCCGGTCACTCTTCATCGCCCATGATTCACGCCATTTTGAAAAGGAAAACGCTTGGAGTTTTTCACTAACTGTGATAATATTGACAAAGCCTGCAGCAGTTGCTAGATTAAATGTAAGGTATTCATACCGCTATACTCCTCTATGGCTGTTGACAACGTTTTAGGCACCGTCCAAAACCGTCTGCTCCTGGAAGCAAGACCTTGTCGAAGCCTTCTCGCATATACGGAGGAGCAGACACGTCGCTTGAAAAACTTACCAAGCCTTTCAAATGCCCCGGTTCGGCAACAAGGACTCGAGCGTCGGACAAACCTCTGAGGAAGCGAAGGAAGGTCGACTATACAGAAGCGGGCGGCAATGGTCAAGATGGTGAGGAACAGGCATGGATAAGTGAAGAGCGCACACCGCTTTCCAATCGTGACGTCAATAAGTTTCCTATCTATAAGGTTAAGGACAAGGAAATTGCGTTTAAGCAACGCTTTTCAATACCACTGATTGATAAGAATTCAACGAGCTATGACCCTGGACGCCCGGCACCGCTCTTGGGAATGAGAAGGGGTGCCACCTTCGTTGTGAAACCTCTCCATGATCCGTGTGGAGAGTTTGCTATTGTCCTTTACGACCCTACTGTGGACGAGAAGCCGGAATTCAAGCCCGAAACTGAACAAAAGCAAAACGAGGAAGCAGCTAAACCTAAGTTGAATGAGCCTCTTGTCCACAAGAGCCTAGCTGAGATTTTGGGTATAAAAAAGAATGTCGAGGAACGACCAAAAGTTCCGGTAGTTATCGACCCCAGGCTTGCTAAAGTCCTTCGGCCACATCAAGTCGAAGGCGTTAAGGTACGTAATGCAGCTTTTGCCTTTCATGTGACGACATATTAACGACTTCAGTTTCTATACCGCTGTACGACCGGATTAATCGATCCAAACGCAAATGGTTGCATCATGGCTGATGAAATGGGTCTCGGGAAAACGGTATGCGAAACTTGCTTCACCATTCCTAGCGTTGCTAACAGTATTCAGTTACAATGCATAACGTTGCTGTGGACTCTCCTTAAGCAGTCGCCCGAAGCTGGTAAGCCAACTGTTCAAAAAGTTGTAATCGCCTGTCCAGCAACCCTTGTGGGAAATTGGGCCAATGAATTAGTGAAATGGCTCGGAAAGGATGCTGTCAATCCATTTGTAATTGACGGCAAAGCTTCGAAAGCGGAACTCACATCACAACTTCGACAATGGGCTATTGCCTCCGGACGACAAGTGGTCCGACCTGTTCTGATAGTGTCCTATGAGACTTTGAGACTTAATGTAGGGGAGCTGAAGGAGACCCCAATTGGCCTTCTTCTATGTGATGAGGGCCACCGCTTGAAAAACGGAGAGAGCCAAACATTTACCGCATTGAACGGTCTAAATGTGGCGCGCCGCGTCCTCCTTTCCGGAACACCAATCCAGAACGACCTCTCCGAGTACTATTCTCTCCTGAATTTCACCAACCCTGGCGTGCTTGGGAGCAGGAGTGAATTCCATAAGCGATTTGAAATGCCTATTCTCCGGGGTAGGGACGCCGACGGAAcagaagaggagagaaaaaaaggtgaCGAATGCTTGGCGGAACTTCTTGGGATCGTGAATAAATTCATCATTCGGAGATCAAACGACATCCTCTCCAAATATTTGCCGGTCAAGTATGAGCATGTTGTCTTTTGCAACTTGGCACCGTTTCAGATGGACCTATATAATCATTTCATTCAGAGCCCTGATATCAAAAGTTTACTGCGGGGTAAGGGAAGCCAGCCGCTGAAAGCTATTGGCATTTTGAAAAAACTCTGCAACCATCCGGATCTCTTGAACTTGTCCGCGGACCTTCCCGGAAGCGAACAGCTTTTCCCTGATGATTATGTCCCGCCAGAAGGTCGAGGTCGCGACCGTGATGTCAAATCATGGTATTCAGGTAAAATGATGGTGTTGGATCGTATGTTGGCACGCATCCGCCAAGATACAAATGACAAAATCGTTTTGATTAGCAACTACACACAGACTTTGGACCTTTTTGAGAAACTGTGTCGGTCACGCGGGTATGGAAGTTTGCGGCTTGATGGTACGATGACCGTCAAAAAGCGGCAGAAATTAGTTGACAGGTTCAACGATCCTGATGGCGAGGAATTTGTGTTTTTGCTTAGTAGTAAAGCTGGAGGTTGTGGCATCAACTTGGTCGGAGCTAACCGTCTTGTCTTGTTCGATCCGGATTGGAACCCTGCGGCAGATCAGCAGGCTCTTGCTCGAGTTTGGCGTGATGGTCAGAAGAAAGATTGTTTTGTATACCGGTTTATCGCCACAGGAAGCATCGAGGAGAAGATTTTCCAGAGGCAGTCCCACAAGCAATTGCTATCGTCGTGTGTTGTGGATTCCGCCGAAGATGTCGAGCGCCATTTCAGCTTGGACTCTTTGCGAGAGCTGTTTCAGTTTAAGCCTGGAACCACCAGCGATACCCATGATACATTTAAGTGTAAACGATGTCGTCCCGATGGAACGCAGTTCATCAAAGCTCCAGCCATGCTTTACGGCGACACGAGCAGCTGGAATCACCTTGTCAACAATGGGGACAAAGGTCCAATGAGTAAGATTCAGGATCTACTATTGAGACAAGAGACATCCGAGAAAGATGTCAGCGCTGTATTCCAATATATCAGCCATTGATTTCTGCCTTTTTCAGGCATTGTCCAAGTTAGAATTTAGAGTAAATGGCATACATGCACATTCTTTTAGTAGTCTCTCAGCTAGATTGTGGGCTCTCGTCGGTCGAGCTGATCTAGGCCATATGGAGAACCCTTTTGCCTGAATGGGAGCGTAACTCTTCTAGAAATAATAGTGTCCACCGGCAGTGAGAAGGGGCTGATGCAAAAAGTTTCCCCGGAAATAACAGCTGAGCTATTCTGGTTACGTCACCCCGCCTAAACACGCGAGCCTCGTCGGTGCGCCTGAGAGCTTTTTCTGCTCGGCATTTAACTCGAATCGGCCACAAGAAGCCGCAAGACCGCATCATCACCTTGATAGGAGTTCACATGAGGGTCTTATGCCCAAATGGTAATGATTGGTGCATGCTGACCTGCTTCTTCCTGACCTTCCTAAGTCCAAACCTAATTCCAGAGCTTGTTTGATCGATAGCTCAATCGGCATTCGCACTGCTCCTGAAGGCCCGCGGCAGACATCCCGTCGATCATAATGAACTGTGCGGATAATTAAAGCAGTGCGATGTTTTTTTCTAGACAATGGCAACTGCGATTTATGTGGATCCAGCTATCCAGCGACTCTTAAATGACAAGCTTTATGACAAGAGGAAACAGGGTGCCTTAGAGTGAGAGCTACCATCAACGCTACAATCCGGCGATGACCAGACTGACGCCAAATACAGGCTCGAAAGAGTGATTCGAGAAGCCGTCGCAAAGGGAGATCATGTTAGAATTAGAGGAATAATCGATCAGCTATGCCGCGACTATGCCTACGCCGTTCATCAGCCTCACGCGAGAAATGGGGGGTTGATAGGGTTAGCTGCAGCGGCTATTGCGTTGGGATCAGTGAGTTTCAATTTATCATGCAgagtatatatattgaaATGCAATGAAACTAACAGAGAGGGTAGGAGGAAGTTGCACCCTACCTTACGTCTATCGTTCCTCCAGTTCTCGCCTGTTTTACCTGCCAGGATGCTCGCGTCAGATACTACGCCTGCGAGAGCATGTACAACATTGCGAAAGTGGCGAAGGGAGAGATATTACTATATTTCAATGATATATTTGATGCTTTATGCAAAGTGGGTGTCGTGCCTTTGGTGGTTTGGTAGTAACGAAACTAACTCCCTACCTTTTGGGAATGTAGCTGGCTTCGGACTCAGAATTATCTGTGAAGAACGGTGCTGAGCTTCTGGATCGCCTAGTCAAAGACATTGTAGCTGATTCCGCTGCTTCCTACGTTTCGGTGCTGGAGGCATCTCCCAAGGATCAGGATGAGAACGAGGAGGAGCTCTTGGAACCTCCAACAGCGTTCTCGCTGGCAAGATTCATTCCTCTCCTCAGAGAACGAATCCATGTCAACAGTCCATTCACACGCAATTTTTTGGTTTCTTGGCTAACCTTGCTTGATACAATACCTGATTTGGAGCTTGTTACCTATCTGCCAGCGTTTTTGGCAGGCTTATTTAAATTCCTTAACGATCCTAATGGGGATGTTCACACTGCCACCCAGGGGCTACTTGAACGGTTTCTTGGGGAAATTAAGAAGATCGCTCGAATTAAAAAGGGAATCGCCGAGAGTCGACGTGATCGTGATACCGGCCAGTCCAAAGATTCGATGTCAAGTGACAGCATGAGTGTGAGTTCTGAACGGAGCGATATAAATGAGCCGAGTGAAAATGCGATTGCGGATTCAGAGTCCGGGACAGTGAATGATGATCAGACTATCAATGTCTATGGTGACTGGGTTCCTGGACAAGACATTCATGTCGACCATCCCAAAATCCTGGAGATTTTAGTTGGGTTTGTTGACACTGCTTTTGGTATACGTTGGACTCCCTCTTTTTCATATCATGTCAAATTGAATGCGTGCTTATGTTTCCAATAGACGAGGAGATTCAGTTGACGGCACTACGCTGGATTGATAGCTTTTTCGAAATAAGTCCCGAAGACATCCTCCAATTTGTTCCGCGGCTACTTTCACAAGTCCTACCTGCACTGTCAAGTGGATCAGAACAAGTATGCCAGGCTGCAAGCCGTGTGAACAACTCTCTTATGCAGTACATTGTCTCTTTACCGGAGGAACCCACTAATGATAGTCGATTAACGCCGCCTCCTCGAACTTCAACAACGAACTCTAAGGACTCAAATGAACGTAGAGGATCAAATCCCATGGGGAAACTTCCAAGTTCCACACCAGGACAACGACCCTCGCGTCCTCAGTCAACGGAAATAACCCCACAAAGTACCGAACAGCAGGCCCAACCCCAGCCAGCAGCAGATCTCGATTATGCAGCAGCAGTGAATGCGTTAACCCTCCAATTTCTCAATGAGAACGAAGCGACCAGGGTGGCTGCCCTTACATGGCTGATAATGTTGCACAGGAAGGCTCCTCGAAAGGTTCTAGCATTCCACGATGGAACGTTCCCAGCATTACTCAAAACCCTCTCGGACCCTGCTGAGGCTGTGGTGACGCGTGACCTTCAGCTCCTCTCCCAAATTTCAAGGAATAGCGAAGATAGCTATTTTACCTCTTTCATGGTGAATTTATTGCAGCTCTTTTCTACAGATCGAAAGCTTCTCGAAATTCGCGGCAACCTTATCATCAGGCAACTTTGTATGAATCTTAGCCCCGAGCGCATCTATAGGACTCTTGCAGATTGTctagaaaaggaagaagtaAGCTTTATTTTGTTGAAGGCAATATATCCATGCTAATAGCTTCAAGGACATTGAATTCGCCAGCATTATGGTCCAGAATCTAAATAACAACCTCATTACAGCACCTGAACTGGCAGACCTCAGAAAACGATTAAGAAATCTGGAAAGCAAGGTTCGTCATTTTATCTTCTATCTCGTGCTCTAGCTCAAGATGCACTAGGAGGGGCAAACGCTTTTCATGGCTTTATTCAGGTCATGGTGCCACAATGCCGTGTCAACGTTCTCGCTCTGCTTATTAGCCCAGGCTTACGAGCAAGCTTACCACCTTCTTCAAATCTTGTAAGTTCCTATGGGAGTGATTTAGTCTAATTTTAGCTCTCTCACTGACAATTTGTTGCAGCGCTGAATTGGAGATGACAGTCAACATGCTTATCCAAATCGACAAGCTTGTTCAACTTCTAGAGTCACCAGTCTTCACATGTAAGTTCCTTATAGCATTAATTTGGCTTCTACATGTGGAACTCTAACTCATGGTACCGTTTAGACCTTAGACTTCAACTTCTCGAGCCCGAAAAGTATCCATATCTTTACAAATGCCTCTACGGGGTGCTTATGCTTTTGCCACAAAGCTCGGCCTTTGCCGCTTTGAAAAACCGCCTCAATAGTGTGAGCAATATTGGTTTGTTCCATACTGTTCCCAGGACGTACGTATCCCAATCCAACATAATATCTTGTTCCTCCCATGGCACTGGAATGTGtgtttttttccttttttctttcttcgaCTCACAACCTTGATAGTCCTGGAATTGGCGGTTCTTCTACACCGTTAAGCTACGAACGACCCACGGGCAGACTCAAACGAGAAGAAAGTGTAATCCGGTGGGTCGATCTATTGGATAAATTCAAGATAGTGCAAGAAAGATCGAGACGATCACGGGGATTGGGCCAGCGAGAATTTGAGTCAGAAAAATACCCTTCCTCTATGGCTGTGGGATTGGCTTCTGCCGCTCTGGCCGATTCAAACAGTGGAAGGGAGAAGAATGAGGCGTCCGGTGGCGGAGCTGGTGCTCGTTCGGGTGAAACGGGTGCGCCGCAGAAAGGGGCTGGACATAAGGCAAGATCATCGCTGGGGAATTTTGGTCGGCTGAGTAGTATCGGGCAGAGGAAGCTGAAGAAGTGAAATTTGGGGTGGGCAAAGTGGTTGTATGTCGCCCCAGGATGGACCGGGACACACATACGACTTTCCCCGAGTGAAATTTTTAGAGGTCGCATATGGATGCTGAATACCCTGTTGATAATTCCGCAGTCAAAGGAGTTAATGTTAAAAACGGTGTGATAAATCCATGGTCCAGGTTGCAGCATAAGCAAAGAATGCAGTATATTTTTCAAGCCCATATATCGTCAGGAGAACATATATACATGAAGTTACATCCACGTACAATAACATGCATGCTGAAAGTAAATCCAAATTACAAATTTATCCATAAATGTGTTATAAACACGGCcaaaaacgaaaaaaaaaagaaaggtcCGTATAGGCGTCACAGTCGAATTACCAAAAAAATGGGGATCCTTATAAAATATTTTGTTTTAACATTTGTTCATTGCTCCTCGATAAAGCTTGACGTGTCCGATATATCCGGAGGTtgaatatatatatgtcGCTCGTTTGCTCAAAGGTCGACGTTACCTTTTAATCGTTGGTCGTTTTGCAGGTGTCACCTCCATCGGAATTTGCTGGAGGATGATCTCCACCCGGAACCGGTATAATTCTTGGACACAGTCGCCGTGGAGGAGTAGGGTGACGAGCCAGTGCTGTTGGCGTAAACATATTCGCCGTCAACGTAAGTGGCTCCTGTGGTAAATGTGCTCCGATGTTTGCGTCGGGCATACCGCTGCTCAAGGCGGTAGAGTTCAAGTTCTGCGTGACAAAGAGGGGTTAGGACAAAAGAGCGAGTCCATTCTTTTCAGAGTCAGGAAATTGCACGAAAATGTGTTTGACATACTAGCATGCAGTTTATCGAGGAGGTTCATTTTTGTGGACTAAGGATTGGAACGACGTTGAGGGTGGAAGCGATCGTAGGTATTGGTATGGCTTTTATTTCCTCGTTGAGCAAAGGGCTACAACTGGTCCGTTGTGGAGTGCTCTCCGTCGTGCGAAATGTGTATGTAAGTTGGTTGGAGTTGGATGACAGTCGGTGCATCGGACTCCCACAAGGTACCTCGTTGGATATTCTTTGGCTTCCCCGCTTGACTATGAAAAAGGCATTCCTTTTTACCCCGACGGGTAATGCAATTGAGTGGCTCACGATCAAAAATGAACCAGTCTCTGGGGGGATTTCTAGGGAGGGTCGTTTGCGCACAGGATATCGGTGGCTCCGGGGTTCTAATTGATCGAGACAACCATCAAACTAATGAACGCTGAATCTGAAAGGCGAATGGCAATGGTTTGCGGGCGAAGTGCAGGGTGTTTGTGAGCTGATGATTCGATTCAGCCGCAGCGCGACGTTGGTGTTATACAACAGAAGCAAGGAAGAGCGAAGACTGGATTTAAACAACAATGAACGGACAGATGGTTTCTCTGAAAGAATGAACGAACGAATGGAAAATCAAAGAACGAGGGGAACGAAGGCCCAGCTTGTGGTCGGCTGTCAGGGCGAGCGAGAGAGAATGGGCTGGCGAAGGGAGGGATGGCCTGGCGAGGAAAAGGGACGGGCGGAAAGCTTAGCTAATAGCAGCTTACCTAAGTGGGTGGAAACACGCGACGCTTAGACATATCGGGCTAGGCTGGAGGATCCGGCTGGAAGTTTATTTTCACGCCGAGAATCGCGGCGGCAAAACCGAGGCGAACTCAATCACGCTGTGGAcgaggtgctggtagcagcGCTCTCACTTTGCTCCTGAGCGCATCAAGTCGCCATTATTGTCACTGTCCTGACAACATGGCTGTGAGGATGTGTGTTCCGTGATTGGGCATCGCGTTGCAGCCCTACCAGTCCGTGCGAACCGCGTTCGAGAAAATCCAATGAAAACCCACCAATAAAAACCCTGTTCCTGAGCAGTGTTCCCGGGGCTGACCCCTTGTCGCAAACCCGCCTAGAACTCCATTCCTCGTCCTCCGAGCACAGCCGATAGAACGGAGTCtcgtctttttttttctttttggtctTGGATCCGAAAACCCAACCTGTTGTCCTTTTTAgataactactccgtatggcCGCTCGCTTCATAAACTTTGGCGGGTTGCGGGGTGGAAGGCATTCGATCCCACTCAACTGGAGTCAAGCGGGGCATTTGGCCGCGCTTGTTGCCAAAGACTGTTCTACAGGCCGTGGGGAATTTAGTCTGTTATGCATACATTCACCGTTTGGCGACACATTATTTTTCACCAGGAATCCCTGAATCATTATATCAAACCCGGAAATAAACCTCTATATCCAGAACCATGCAAAATGCATATCACATGCATCGAAACTTTTCGTTTGTtggtatgtatgtatatgtatgtatgtatgtataacACAGATACATACATGCAATGGGTATAATGGTGCTGATTGTCTGCTACAATCAATGTGGAATCGGTGGATCCTGCGGTGGCTGTGGTTGTGATGAAGAGTCCTTGACCCGATCCGGCTGTTCCAATCTCTTTTCTACTTCGAGCTCTTCGATCTCGATTTCTCGCTCACGCTCAGGGTCCTGCGCGAGCGACGTTTCTTGCGCTGTAACCGGTCAACTTAGCATATGTGTGCACGGAGCGTTGTAAGGGGAGGGAAGGCATACCTTTCCAGAGGTCTGAATATACACCTCCCTTTTCTAGAAGCTCGGTATGGTTTCCGATCTCAGCGACGTGGCCGTCCTTTAGGACTAGGATTCGGTCGCTGTCGTAGATCGTACGCAACCGGTGCGCGACGAAAACGCTGGTTCGCGCTTGATCCTTGAGAATGCTGTTAATATTTTGAAGCAGCGCTTGCTCTGTGTATGTATCGAGTGCGGATGTCTAAAAATGAATACCACGATCAGTTAAAGAACCTTCTGTTAGAACGAGAATGAGACCGACCGCTTCATCAAAGAACAGTAGTGGCGGGTCTTTCAAAATCAAGCGAGATATAGCAAGTCTCTGCTTTTCTCCTCCAGATATCATCATGCCACGTTCGCCAACCGGGGTGTTATAACCAGCCGGTAGGCGCTCAATCAACTCATGAATATGTGCTCGTTGCGCGGCCTTTCGTACCTCCTCCGGCGTTGCATCAATTCGACCATAGCGGATATTGTGCTCAATGGTATTGTTGAAAAGTGGGGTGTCTTGCGGTACGACACCTATGGATTTCCTCAGACTATCAAGCGTGACATCGCGTATATCTTGCCCATCGATCAAAATTCGACCTCCCTGCACATCGTAAAACCGGAAAAGCAGCCGTAAAATAGTCGATTTACCACATCCACTCGGGCCAACGATAGCGAACTTTTCGCCCGCAGGGATGGTAAAGCTGACATTCTTCAAGACGGTTCGATCTGGATGATAACCGAACGTGACATTCTCAAATCTTATTTCTCCGCCCTGTCGAAGCTGCAGCGGCTTCGCATTGGGCAACTCCTTTATCGTGACGTTAACCTTTTGGAGGTTGAAAAGTGTCCCCATATCCAACaatgattgcctaagttcTCGATATACTGAACCAAGGAAGTTCAAGGGAACAGAGAGCTGGAATACAAGCTGATTAATCATC
This window harbors:
- the RAD54 gene encoding DNA-dependent ATPase protein rad54 (EggNog:ENOG410PG5P~COG:L~BUSCO:1597at33183), with amino-acid sequence MRRGATFVVKPLHDPCGEFAIVLYDPTVDEKPEFKPETEQKQNEEAAKPKLNEPLVHKSLAEILGIKKNVEERPKVPVVIDPRLAKVLRPHQVEGVKFLYRCTTGLIDPNANGCIMADEMGLGKTLQCITLLWTLLKQSPEAGKPTVQKVVIACPATLVGNWANELVKWLGKDAVNPFVIDGKASKAELTSQLRQWAIASGRQVVRPVLIVSYETLRLNVGELKETPIGLLLCDEGHRLKNGESQTFTALNGLNVARRVLLSGTPIQNDLSEYYSLLNFTNPGVLGSRSEFHKRFEMPILRGRDADGTEEERKKGDECLAELLGIVNKFIIRRSNDILSKYLPVKYEHVVFCNLAPFQMDLYNHFIQSPDIKSLLRGKGSQPLKAIGILKKLCNHPDLLNLSADLPGSEQLFPDDYVPPEGRGRDRDVKSWYSGKMMVLDRMLARIRQDTNDKIVLISNYTQTLDLFEKLCRSRGYGSLRLDGTMTVKKRQKLVDRFNDPDGEEFVFLLSSKAGGCGINLVGANRLVLFDPDWNPAADQQALARVWRDGQKKDCFVYRFIATGSIEEKIFQRQSHKQLLSSCVVDSAEDVERHFSLDSLRELFQFKPGTTSDTHDTFKCKRCRPDGTQFIKAPAMLYGDTSSWNHLVNNGDKGPMSKIQDLLLRQETSEKDVSAVFQYISH
- a CDS encoding uncharacterized protein (BUSCO:49967at4751~EggNog:ENOG410PFWP~COG:L~BUSCO:1525at33183), producing MATAIYVDPAIQRLLNDKLYDKRKQGALELERVIREAVAKGDHVRIRGIIDQLCRDYAYAVHQPHARNGGLIGLAAAAIALGSEEVAPYLTSIVPPVLACFTCQDARVRYYACESMYNIAKVAKGEILLYFNDIFDALCKLASDSELSVKNGAELLDRLVKDIVADSAASYVSVLEASPKDQDENEEELLEPPTAFSLARFIPLLRERIHVNSPFTRNFLVSWLTLLDTIPDLELVTYLPAFLAGLFKFLNDPNGDVHTATQGLLERFLGEIKKIARIKKGIAESRRDRDTGQSKDSMSSDSMSVSSERSDINEPSENAIADSESGTVNDDQTINVYGDWVPGQDIHVDHPKILEILVGFVDTAFDEEIQLTALRWIDSFFEISPEDILQFVPRLLSQVLPALSSGSEQVCQAASRVNNSLMQYIVSLPEEPTNDSRLTPPPRTSTTNSKDSNERRGSNPMGKLPSSTPGQRPSRPQSTEITPQSTEQQAQPQPAADLDYAAAVNALTLQFLNENEATRVAALTWLIMLHRKAPRKVLAFHDGTFPALLKTLSDPAEAVVTRDLQLLSQISRNSEDSYFTSFMVNLLQLFSTDRKLLEIRGNLIIRQLCMNLSPERIYRTLADCLEKEEDIEFASIMVQNLNNNLITAPELADLRKRLRNLESKEGQTLFMALFRSWCHNAVSTFSLCLLAQAYEQAYHLLQIFAELEMTVNMLIQIDKLVQLLESPVFTYLRLQLLEPEKYPYLYKCLYGVLMLLPQSSAFAALKNRLNSVSNIGLFHTVPRTPGIGGSSTPLSYERPTGRLKREESVIRWVDLLDKFKIVQERSRRSRGLGQREFESEKYPSSMAVGLASAALADSNSGREKNEASGGGAGARSGETGAPQKGAGHKARSSLGNFGRLSSIGQRKLKK
- a CDS encoding uncharacterized protein (EggNog:ENOG410PSH8), whose protein sequence is MNLLDKLHAKLELYRLEQRYARRKHRSTFTTGATYVDGEYVYANSTGSSPYSSTATVSKNYTGSGWRSSSSKFRWR